The genomic window ACGTCCGCCTTGTGCAGCTTCAGACCGTCCGTGCGGTACAGGCTGAACGGCGAGTCGTAGGACTGGATCCGGCTGCGCATCACCGTGCCGTCGGCCCACTTCAGCGCCGCCGGGTGCGAGTCGACCGGCAGCAACAGACCCGTTCCCGGGTGGACGCTGGTGTTGTTGTCCGCCTGCGAGGTGTCCCACTTCCAGATCAACAGACCGTTCTGGTAGGGGAAGTGCTCCACCCAGGCCGGACGCGTGGCCGAGAAGCCGAAGTTGTACGGGCCGACCTTCAGGGTCTTGTCGTACGACACGTACTGACGGTTCTCGGCGATGTAGTACTGGGCGTAGTCGTCCGTGATCGCCGCCCCCACGCGGGAGAAGCCCTTCGCGGTCCAGGCCGCGTCCGCGCTCTCCGCGTCGTCCGAGAAGAGGACGGAGCCGTCGGCGGTCACCGCGATCGAGTCGGCCGTGAAGCCCTTCGGGGCCACGCCGCCGTCCGTCTGGTAGCGGAAGCGGAGGTCGAACTTCTGGCCCGCGTAGGCGTCCAGGGAGTACGACAGCTTCTTGTACGCGGCGGAGGAACCGGTCAGCGCCGGCTTGCCGCTGGCGTCGCGCGGGATCGCCGCGCCGTCCACCGTGCCGTCGATCGACGTCCAGTTGGCGCCGCCGTCGGTCGACACCTCCGTGTAGAGGTAGTCGTACTCGGCCTCGATGTCGTACCAGCCGTCGAGGGTGAGCGCGGCCGAGGACCTGCCCGTGAGGTCCACGGAACGGGTCAGCGTGTTGGAGAGGTTGTCACCGCTGCCGCTCCACCACTGAGTGGAGCCCTGCGCCGGCTCGACGATCTCGGTGGTGACCGTCTTCTTCGGCAGCTCGACCACGAGGGCCTGCTTGTCCTTGGTGTTGTACTCCGCGACCCCCAGCTTGTGCTTCGACTTCGTCGCGGCCTTCGCCGTGTCGTAGTCGAGCCAGCCGAGCTGGAGCTTGTCCCAGGCGGTCATGTCGCCGGGCAGGTCACCGATGGCTTCCTTGCCGGTGCCGAGCCAGGAACCGGAGGACATCAGGGTCCAGAAACCGGTGGAGTTGTCGCCGCCCTGGGTGTCGTAGTGGTCCGGCAGACCGAGGTCGTGGCCGTACTCGTGGGCGAAGACACCGAGTCCGCCGTTCTCCGGCTGGATGGTGTAGTCGCCGACCCAGATGCCGGTGTCACCGATCTTGGCGCCGCCGAGCTTGTTGCCGTCGGGGCCCGTCGCGCCCGCGTCGGTGCCGAACGCGTACCAGCGGTGCGCCCAGATGGCGTCCTCGCCCTGCGCGCCGCCGCCCGCCGACTCGTCCTCACCGGCGTGCACGATCTGGAAGTGGTCGATGTAGCCGTCGGACTCGTTGAAGTCGCCGTCGCCGTCGAAGTCGTAGCGGTCCCACTGGTCGAACTCGGCCACGTCCGCCTTGATCTCGGCGTCGGTGCGCCCCGCTGCCTTCTGCTGGGCGACCCAGGACGTGAGACCGTCGCTGACCGCGTTCCACACGCTGGAGCAGGTGGACTGGCCGCAGGCGTTGTTGCCGTAGCGCGCCTCGTTGTAGGGGACCTTGACCCAGTCCGAGACCTCGCCCTCGATCGAGTAGCGGCCCGAGGACTGCTTCTCGTAGTACGTCTTCATCGAGGCGGTGCCGTCGCCGAAGTACAGGTCCTGGAAGTGCTCCTGGTCGTAGTCCGCCTGCCAGGCCGTGGAGTTGTCCTGGGTGCGGTCGGGCTCGGCTATCTCGTTGTGCGCCGGGCCGGCGGTGCCGCCGTAGCGGCTGTCGATCTGGTCGCCGAACTCGACCAGGATCGTGAAGATCTTGTCGGTCTTCTCACGGCCGAGCTCGACGTACTTGCTCTTGCCCTTCTTGCTCTTCAGCTGCACGACCTGCGAGCCGTCACGGTTCTTGACCGTGGCGTCGCCGGATATGACCTGCTGCAGGGCCTCCTCGCGCTGGGCCTCCTGAGTCTTGCTCAGGGGGCCGTCGAGGTCGTGGTCGGCGTGCTCGTGGCCCGCCGGGTCGTGCCGGTCCACAGCCGCCGCGGGCGTGCCCCCGGCGGCCTGCGCCACCGTGAGGCCCGACAACGTCGCGGCCGCCGTGGCGACCGCGACGCCGATCGCGGCCGCTCTGAACGTCCAGGGTCTACTGGTCACTTGAGGTCCTCCCCCGCGCCCGTTCGCGCGGAAGGGGATGGCCCCGGTCGTGGAGGGTCCGCGCGCGGTATACGCGTGTAGTCAAGTGACGCCATTCGACCGGAGTTTCGAAATAAAAAATAGATCTTGACTTGGACAGGTCAAGTGCACTATCGGTGTCCACAGGAAGCGCTTGTTCGTTATCCGGACGTTACGTGTATCACCCCCGCACCCCCGCGCATCCCCCGCACCCCTCGACCCGGCGCGCATATGCCTCCTGTCGCCGGACGCCGTGAATCCGTGCGCCCCCTGTGCACCCGGCACCGTGTGTCAGGTCACGCTTACCTGTCGTTCCACTCGGGCACCCTGGCGAATAGAGTCGATTGGCGGAGCGCCGGAAGTCGGCGGAAGCCAAGCCGACGGCACTGCTTCACCTTTGATTCGTATCCGTAACCCTCCCCTCATCGTGAGAGGCACGGGGAGACCCACCCGAGGACACGATAGCCATGCCTCGTCCGACGACCGCACAGCTCGCCTACGGCTCCTGCACCGTGATCTTGTCCACCCTCGCCATGCTGCTGCTGTCACAGACGAGTTCGGGCGTGGGCATCACGGTGATCGCCCTTTCCGCCCTCGCCCTCGGCCTGCTCGTCGCACTGACCGTGCCGCTGCCCAAGCCCGCGACCAGGACCGTCGCGCGCTCCACGACATCCACCGCCGCCCCGGCCCCGGCTGCCGTGGAGTTGGAAGCGGTACGGGAGCCGGTGCACGAACCGACGGGTTCCTGAACCGGCACTCGGTGACAGCTTGCTGAAACGCTTCGGCGGGCCGTGGATCATGGATCCCGGACCCGCCGTTGTCGTGTCGCGCCGTCTCGTCTCGTCTCGTCTCGCCCTCCCCCGGTCGAGCCGGCTCTCTCCGGTCAACCGGTGCTGACCACCACCGTCTTGGCCGCCTTGTCGTGCAGACCCTGTTTGTAGGGCTTGTCGAAGAAGCTCCAGCCGCCCGCGATAGCGGTCCAGATGCAGGCGCAGCAGAAAGCGAAGGGGATCCACAGCACTGCCGCGCGCGTCAGCGCGGTCTGCGTGGAGGGCGTGGAGCCGTCGTTGAGGTTCGCCACCCGCAGCTTCATCAACCGCTTGCCGAGGGTCCGGCCGTTCTTGACGGTGAAGTAGGTGTCGTACCCGATGTAGAGGATCGCGGCGAGCGCCTCCTGCGCCAGGGACTTGCCGAACTCGAAGTCGCCCGAGTCCACGGTGTACTGACTGATCCTGAACGCCCACGCCAGCAGCCCCACCACGATCCCCACGAGGATCATGTCGATGATGCGCGCGAGCACCCGCTTCCCGCTGTCGGCGAGCGGCGGCATGCCCGAGAGCGGGTCATTGGGGTACGGCCCGCCGCCATAGGGGTCACCGCCGTAGGGACCACCGCCGAAGGGCGGCGGCTGGCTCCCGTACGGCGGTTGCGGGCCGTCGCCGTACGGCGGTTCCCGGGGCGGGGGGTCGTACGGGGAGCCGCCGCCCTGGTGCGGCGGGGGCTGCTTCTTCCTGAACGGGTCGTCGTCCGGGGACTGACCGGATCCGAAGGGCGGCGGTTCGGTACTCATGGCCCGAGTCGACCGCGAACCCCCCGGCCCCGCATCCGGCACGGGGCCGTCCGGGGTACGAAGTCCCGTACGCCTCCCGTCCGGCCCGTCTCTCTAGTCGCCCGGCGCGACGCCCGTACCGCCGCCCGCCGCCGCGCCGCCCGTACCGCTACTTGCTCGCCACGAACGTGTGCGCCGCCTTGTCGTGCCAGCACTGGCGCCACGGCTTGTCGATCACGCACCACAGGACGCCGATCACACCGAAGCCGAGCAGCCCGGAGACGGTGTGGACGAGCCAGCGGCGCAGGGAGCGCCCGAACGACGGGGGCTCGTGGCCCTCGATGTCCCGGACGTCGATGCCGAGCAGCTTCTTGCCGAGGGTGCGGCCCCACTTGGCGGTGGGCAGCACCTCGTAGAGGGCGCTGACCAGGAACAGGACGCCGAGGATGATGCCCAGATAGACGGAGGTCGTGCCGTCGACCAGCCAGACGGTGACCCTCTCGCCGGAGAGCTTGGCCGCGTCGATCTTCTCGTTGATGTGGTCCATCGCCTTCGTGCCGAACGGCACGGCGGCCCCGGCCGTGACGGCGCCGACGACCAGGCTGTCCACGAGCCGGGCGGCCAGCCGTCTGCCGAGCCCCGCGGGCCGGGCCTCCGACTGCCGCCGCACCACCGCCTGGAAGGGGTCCTCCACGACCGGCTTCCACGGCGCGACCGGCTGCTCACCCTCACCCCCGGCGAGCCGGTGCACCTGCTGGGCCCAGGAGGGCTGCCCGCCACCGGAACCGACGGCCATGGGTGTCTCCGCAGACTGCCGGGCGGCGGCCTGCTGGGGCACGCCCGGCGCGGGCTGCGGGGCGGGCGCGGCCTGCGGGGCCTGCTGCGGGAAGGCACCGCCGAACGGGGGCTGCGACAGCTGCGGTTGCGACTGGGCCGGGGCGGTGGGGGTGGCTGGGGCGGCAGGAGTGGCGGGGGCAGCCGAGGCAGTGTTGCCCGTCTGCGGGCCCTGCTGCGAACCCTGCGGACTCTGCGGGCCCTGCTGCGGTCCGGACGGCGCTGTCGTGGGCGTAGAGGACTGGGGGGCGAGTCCCAGGGCCTGCTGGGCGGCGGCCTGGGCGCTGGTCAGTGGGGCGCCGAAGACGCCGGGGGCCGCGGCCGCGCCCCCGTCCTGCTGTCCCGCGCGCGCGGAGGACGGACGGAACGTCATGGTGCCGTCCGTCTGCGGTGGTTCCGCGCTGTCGGCCGCCCCGGGGGGCCCGGACGTGTTCGGGCGGCGGAAGACCACCGTGCCCGGCGGGGCGTCGTCGCCGGTGTTCGCCGGCGGGATCGTCGCCGTACCGTCCGTACTCGCCGTACGCCCGGAGTCCGCGGAGTCGATGTCGCCGCCCGTGTCCGCCGCGAGGGAGACCCGGGGGTCGCGCGGGTCGGCGCCTGGGGCCGAACCCCAGGAGACCCGGCGATCCTTGTCGCCGCCGAAGCCGGTCTGGCGGGAGCGGTCGGCGCCCCACGCGGAGGCGGGCTCGGGGCGGGAGCCGTGCAGGGCGTTGTCGGAGGGCGGGCGGGCCGGTTCGCCGTCGGACGCGGGGTCCTCGTCGAAGAAGTGCGGGCCCGTCTCCTCCACGGCGCCGGCCGAGCCGGGCGGTGGGGCGAGCGGTTCGCCGTCGGAGGGCGCCGGACGGCTCGTACCCGGCACCCAGGCCGCGCCGTTCCAGTACCGGACATATCCAGGAATGGACGGGTCCGGGTAATACCCTTCGCGGGGCCTGTCGTCGCCGGGGGCCGGGGTTGGGGCGCTCATGTCCGTCGTCCCGTATCTGCTCGTGGGTTTGGTAGGAGGCATCCACATCTACCAGACGCCGACAAGTCCCATGACCGCTGCCGCCGGACCCACCCCTTTCGAGCACGGATCTGCTACGGAAGGAAAGGGCCGCCGGAGGCCGTAGGACAGCGGGAAGACGGCCGGAAGACGGCCGGAAGACGGCCGGAGGACGGCTGACGGACATTCGGAAGCCCGTCGGCGAACCCGCCCGTGAACCCGCCTGTGAACGTGCCGGTGAACTCGTCGGAAAAAAGTTCCTCGAACCCGCGTAATGCTTCGGGCCCCACCGCCCTCTCACTCGTACGGGCCCGCCCACAGGGCCCCGTACGAGAGAGGAATGATCACCATGCGGCACACCGTCGTGGAGCGCGAGCTGGAGCTCAAGCTCGTCCTGTCACCCGAGCGCAGCATCCCCGTGCCGGCCAAGCTGCGCTACCGCAGCGACGACCCGTACGCCGTCCACATCACCTTCCACGTCAACTCCGACCGCCCGGTGCACTGGACGTTCGCGCGGGAACTGCTCGTGGAGGGCGTGTTCCGACCCTGCGGGCACGGGGACGTGCGGGTGTGGCCGACGAAGGCGTCGGGCCGCGGCCTCGTGCTGATAGCACTCAGCTCGCCGGACGGGGACGCGCTGCTCGAAGCGCCGGCCGCCGCCGTGTCGGCCTGGCTGGAGCGGACCCTGCGGGTGGTCCCGCCGGGGTCCGAGTTCGGCATACTCCGCATCGACGACGGCTTGGCCGAACTGCTCGCCCAGTGACGCGCGGGTCAGAACAGCTTGCCCGGGTTGAGGATGCCCAGCGGGTCGAAGACGGACTTCACCGCCCGCTGCATCTCCATGCCCACCGGGCCGATCTCCCGCGCCAGCCACTCCTTCTTGAGGATGCCCACGCCGTGCTCGCCGGTGATCGTGCCGCCGAGTTCCAGGCCGAGGGCCATGATCTCGTCGAAGGACTCGCGGGCGCGCCGGGACTCGTCGGGGTCTGCCGCGTCGAAGCAGACGGTGGGGTGCGTGTTGCCGTCGCCGGCGTGTGCGCAGACCCCGATGGTCAGGTCGTACTTCGCGGCGATGCGGTCGACGCCGTCGAGCAGTTCGCCGAGCCTGGAGCGCGGCACGCACACGTCGTCGATCATCGTCGTGCCCTTCACCGCCTCCAGCGCGGTGAGCGACAACCGCCGTGCCTGGAGCAGCAGTTCGGACTCCGCCGCGTCGTCCGCCGGTACGACCTGGGTGGCGCCCGCGGCCTCGCACAGCTCGCCGACGGCGGCGAGGTCGGCGGCCGGGTCCGGGGTGTCGAACGCGGCGAGGAGCAACGACTCCGTGGTCTCCGGCAGGCCCATGTGGGCCAGGTCGTTGACGGCCTTCACCGTCGTACGGTCCATGAGTTCGAGCAGTGAGGGAACGTGCCCGCCGGCCATGATCCGGCACACCGCGTCGCACGCGGCGGCCGCCGACGCGAACTCCGCGGCGAGCACGAGTTGCTGGGGCGGCTGCGGCTTGAGGGCGAGAATCGCGCGGACGACGATGCCGAGCGAGCCCTCCGAGCCGACGAAGAGCCGGGTGAGGTCGTACCCGGCGACGCCCTTCGCGGTCCGCCGGCCGGTGGACATCAGCCGGCCGTCGGCGAGCACGACGTCCAGACCGAGGACGTACTCGGCGGTCACCCCGTACTTCACACAGCACAGGCCGCCGGAGGCCGTGCCGATGTTGCCGCCGATCGTGCACATCTCCCAGCTGGAGGGGTCGGGCGGGTAGCAGAGGCCGTGCTCGTTGACCGCGCGGGAGAGGGTCGCGTTGATGACGCCGGGCTCGACGACGGCGATGCGGTCGACGGGGTTGATCTCGAGGATCCGGTCCATTTTCGTCAGGGACAGCACGATGCAGCCCTCGGAGGCGTTGGCGCCGCCGGAGAGGCCCGTGCGGGCGCCCTGTGGGACGACCGGGACGCGCAGGTCCGTGGCGACGCGCATGACGTGCTGCACCTGTTCGACGGTCCGGGGCAGTACGACGACCGCCGGGACACCCGCCTCGCAGAAGCTCGCCATGTCGTTCGCGTACGAGGCCGTGACATCCGGGTCGGCGAGGACCGCCTCCGGCGGCAGGCCGCTCAGCAGACGGTCGACGAGGTTGCCCGTCATCTCGTCGCGGGGGGCTTCGATACGGCTCATGATCACAGGTTCGCACTCACGGCCATCGGTGTGAACCCGTCGGCGCGAGCCTTCCGGGGTGCGGGATGTGGTCGTCGTATTGACGCACAGTGAGCGGCATGTCTGTGGAGAACGAGGAGCGGGCGGCGCGGCGGCTGGCGCGCGTGGTGGGCGGGGAAGCGTGGGCGGCTCTGCGGAGGGTGCCTGGGTGGGGGCGGGGCGTGGCCGGTGCGCTCGCCGGGTGTTTCGTACTCGGGGGTGCGCTGATGGTGGTGCCGCCGGACGGGGGTGACGGTGGTGGGGGTCTGGCGGCGCGGGTGGTGGGCGCGGCGGGGCCCGAGGGGCGGACGCGGGCGGTCGTGACGGCCGGGATGCCCGCCGTGCTGCCCGAGGTGACCGCCGCCATCCGGGAACGTGAGGCCCGGGTGCGGGAGCGTCCGCACGACCACGCGTCCTGGGCGGTGCTCGGCGTCGCGTACACCGAGCGGGCCCGGAGAACCGGCACCGTCGCCGACTACCCGAAGGCCGAACGCGCGCTGCACACCTCCCTGCGGCTCCGGCCCCACGGCAACGCGGACGCCCTCGACGGGCTGACCGCCCTCGCGAACGCCCGCCGCGACTTCCGGACGGCGAAACAGTGGGGCGAGGAGGCCGTACGGGTGACACCGGGCCGCTGGACCTCGTACGCGCTCCTGATCGACGCGTACGACGGGCTCGGCCGGTACAGGGCGGCACGCGGCACCCTGGAGAAGCTCCTCACCGTGAGCTCCGGGCCGGCGGCGCGGGCGCGGGCCGCGCAGGTCTACTGGGACCAGGGGGGACGGGAGGACGCGGCCGCGACGATCGCGGATGCGGCGGCCTCGGGGACGTCGGCCGCGGGGGCCGCGTGGTGGGTGCGGGCCGGGGAGATGGCCTGGGAGCGGGGGGAGCCGGAGGAGTCGTTGCGGTACTGCGAGGCCGCCGGTCGGCTGACCGCCGGGGGTGACCCCGACGCCGATGCCTGCCGGGGGCGGGCGCTGGCCTCGCTGGGGCGCGCGGCGGAGGGGGTACGGGCGTACCGGGTGGCGCTCTCGCGGCGGCCGTCGGCCGAAGTCGCGTTGCGGTTGGGCGAGTTGTACGAGTCGCTGGGGCGGGCGAAGCAGGCGAGGGAGCAGTACGGCGTGGTGCGCACGCTGGTGGGGCGGTCCGTCGCGGCCGGGGTGAACGAGTCGCTCGTCCTGGGCGCGCTCGAGTCGGACCACGGTGATCCGGAGGTGGCGGTGCGGGTGCTGCGCGCGGAGTGGGAGCGACAGCCGAGTCTGCGGGTGGCGGATGCGCTGGGGTGGGCGCTGCATCGGGCCGGGAAGGATGAGGAGGCCCTGGGGTACGCGCGGCGGGCGACCGACAAGGAGCACGGTGGGGAGGTGCGCAGCGCGGATTATCTCTACCACCGGGGAGCGATCGAGCAGGCGCTGGGGCGGGCGGCCCCGGCCCGTCGGCATCTGGCGGAGGCACGCCGCCTCAACCCGTATTTCTCGGTGCGCGGGGAGAGTTTCGCCTGAGAGCTCGGGGAGTGCGGTGGATCGGGCGACTGCGGTTCGTGTGTGGCTGATCGCGCAGTTCCCCGCGCCCCTGAGAGACCCCGAGCGCGACCCATGCCGCTAAGGGGCGCGGGGAACTGCGCGAGCAACCACAACCCACCCGCACTCGCCGACGCACAGTCACCCCCGAGCTACTGGGCGCCCCTCAAAGATTGCCGCGCTTCTCCTGCTCCCTCTCGATCGCCTCGAACAGCGCCTTGAAGTTGCCCTTGCCGAAGCCCATGGACCCATGCCGCTCGATGATCTCGAAGAAGACCGTCGGACGGTCCTGGACCGGCTTGGTGAAGATCTGCAGCAGATACCCGTCCTCGTCGCGGTCCGCGAGGATCCTCAGTTCGCGGAGGGTCTCCACGGGGACGCGGGTGTCGCCGACCCACTCCCCCAGCGTGTCGTAGTAGGAGTCGGGCGTGTTGAGGAACTGCACCCCGGCCGCCCGCATCGTCCGTACCGTCCGCACGATGTCGTTCGTGTTGAGCGCGATGTGCTGGACGCCCGCGCCGCCGTAGAACTCCAGGTACTCGTCGATCTGGGACTTCTTCTTGGCGATGGCGGGCTCGTTGATGGGGAACTTGACCTTCAGGGTCCCGTCCGCCACGACCTTCGACATCAGCGCGCTGTACTCGGTGGCGATGTCGTCGCCCACGAACTCCTTCATGTTCGTGAAGCCCATGACCCGGTGGTAGAACTCGACCCACTCGTTCATGCGCCCGAGCTCGACGTTGCCGACGCAGTGGTCGATGGCCTGGAAGGTGCGCTGGGCGGGCGGCTCGACGATCGGGTCGGCGGCGACGTACCCGGGGAGGTACGGGCCGTCGTAGCCGGTGCGCTCGACGAGGGTGTGCCGGGTCGTGCCGTACGTGGCGATGGAGGCCAGGACGACCGTGCCGTGCTCGTCCTTCACCTCGTAGGGCTCGGCGACGGAACGGGCGCCGTGCTCGATGGCGTAGGCGTACGCGCGGCGGGCGTCCGGGACCTCGATGGCGAGGTCGATCACGCCGTCGCCGTGCTCGGCGACGTGCTCGGCGAGGAAGTGGCCCCAGGTGGTGGCGGGTTTGACCACCGAGGTGAGGACGAAACGGGCCGAGCCGTTCTCCAGGACGTAGCTCGCCGTCTCGCGGCTGCCGGTCTCGGGGCCGGCGTAGGCGACGAGGCGCATACCGAAGGCGGTCGAGTAGTAGTGGGCCGCCTGCTTGGCGTTGCCCACGGCGAAGACGACAGCGTCCATTCCCTTGACCGGGAAGGGGTCTGCCTGCCGTGCGGTGTGGGGAGCGTGGTCTGTGGTCTGCGTCATTGCCGCAGACTCCTCCCGCCACGGCAAGGTGCGCAACACTTCGCGTTTCTACTGGACAATCTGCGCTGCGGGATACGGATAATCGCGGGTGTTCTGTACAGAGTGACCACCGGGAGAGACCCCATGGCGATCGATCATCTGGACGGCCGGCTGATCGTCCTGCTCGCGCGCGAGCCGCGGATCGGGGTGCTGGAGATGTCGCGGCGGCTGGGGGTCGCGCGGGGCACCGTGCAGGCCCGGCTCGACCGGCTTCAGTCGAATGGAGTCATCCGCGGGTTCGGGCCCCAGGTGGATCCGGCCGCGCTCGGCTACCCGGTCACGGCGTTCGCGACGCTGCAGATCAGGCAGGGGCAAGGGGCGGACGTACGGGCGCACTTGGCGACCGTGCCGGAGGTGCTGGAGCTGCACACGACGACCGGCAGCGGGGACATGCTGTGCCGGCTCGTGGCCCGTTCGAACGCGGATCTCCAGCGGGTGATCGACCGGGTTGTCGGTTTTGATGGCATCGTCCGGGCCGCCACGGCGATCGTCATGGAGAACCCCGTTCCGCTGCGGATCATCCCGCTGGTGGAGCAGGCGGCGGAGGACCGGGAGACGACGACCTAGCCGATCCTGGGGGTACGTGCCGGTGAGTTTCTGGGAGTACGTGGGCAGCTACCGCGAGAAGCTGCTGTTCGACGCGTATCAGCTGGCCAGCGCGGTCTTCCAGTGCAT from Streptomyces sp. DSM 40750 includes these protein-coding regions:
- a CDS encoding immune inhibitor A, coding for MTSRPWTFRAAAIGVAVATAAATLSGLTVAQAAGGTPAAAVDRHDPAGHEHADHDLDGPLSKTQEAQREEALQQVISGDATVKNRDGSQVVQLKSKKGKSKYVELGREKTDKIFTILVEFGDQIDSRYGGTAGPAHNEIAEPDRTQDNSTAWQADYDQEHFQDLYFGDGTASMKTYYEKQSSGRYSIEGEVSDWVKVPYNEARYGNNACGQSTCSSVWNAVSDGLTSWVAQQKAAGRTDAEIKADVAEFDQWDRYDFDGDGDFNESDGYIDHFQIVHAGEDESAGGGAQGEDAIWAHRWYAFGTDAGATGPDGNKLGGAKIGDTGIWVGDYTIQPENGGLGVFAHEYGHDLGLPDHYDTQGGDNSTGFWTLMSSGSWLGTGKEAIGDLPGDMTAWDKLQLGWLDYDTAKAATKSKHKLGVAEYNTKDKQALVVELPKKTVTTEIVEPAQGSTQWWSGSGDNLSNTLTRSVDLTGRSSAALTLDGWYDIEAEYDYLYTEVSTDGGANWTSIDGTVDGAAIPRDASGKPALTGSSAAYKKLSYSLDAYAGQKFDLRFRYQTDGGVAPKGFTADSIAVTADGSVLFSDDAESADAAWTAKGFSRVGAAITDDYAQYYIAENRQYVSYDKTLKVGPYNFGFSATRPAWVEHFPYQNGLLIWKWDTSQADNNTSVHPGTGLLLPVDSHPAALKWADGTVMRSRIQSYDSPFSLYRTDGLKLHKADVLTKIPSSKGVSTFNDHTHTYYDEATPLAGVKITDTNTKIKIVKEAKDGSTISVQVGPAVK
- a CDS encoding RDD family protein — encoded protein: MSTEPPPFGSGQSPDDDPFRKKQPPPHQGGGSPYDPPPREPPYGDGPQPPYGSQPPPFGGGPYGGDPYGGGPYPNDPLSGMPPLADSGKRVLARIIDMILVGIVVGLLAWAFRISQYTVDSGDFEFGKSLAQEALAAILYIGYDTYFTVKNGRTLGKRLMKLRVANLNDGSTPSTQTALTRAAVLWIPFAFCCACIWTAIAGGWSFFDKPYKQGLHDKAAKTVVVSTG
- a CDS encoding RDD family protein, yielding MSAPTPAPGDDRPREGYYPDPSIPGYVRYWNGAAWVPGTSRPAPSDGEPLAPPPGSAGAVEETGPHFFDEDPASDGEPARPPSDNALHGSRPEPASAWGADRSRQTGFGGDKDRRVSWGSAPGADPRDPRVSLAADTGGDIDSADSGRTASTDGTATIPPANTGDDAPPGTVVFRRPNTSGPPGAADSAEPPQTDGTMTFRPSSARAGQQDGGAAAAPGVFGAPLTSAQAAAQQALGLAPQSSTPTTAPSGPQQGPQSPQGSQQGPQTGNTASAAPATPAAPATPTAPAQSQPQLSQPPFGGAFPQQAPQAAPAPQPAPGVPQQAAARQSAETPMAVGSGGGQPSWAQQVHRLAGGEGEQPVAPWKPVVEDPFQAVVRRQSEARPAGLGRRLAARLVDSLVVGAVTAGAAVPFGTKAMDHINEKIDAAKLSGERVTVWLVDGTTSVYLGIILGVLFLVSALYEVLPTAKWGRTLGKKLLGIDVRDIEGHEPPSFGRSLRRWLVHTVSGLLGFGVIGVLWCVIDKPWRQCWHDKAAHTFVASK
- a CDS encoding SsgA family sporulation/cell division regulator: MRHTVVERELELKLVLSPERSIPVPAKLRYRSDDPYAVHITFHVNSDRPVHWTFARELLVEGVFRPCGHGDVRVWPTKASGRGLVLIALSSPDGDALLEAPAAAVSAWLERTLRVVPPGSEFGILRIDDGLAELLAQ
- a CDS encoding FAD-binding oxidoreductase; translation: MIMSRIEAPRDEMTGNLVDRLLSGLPPEAVLADPDVTASYANDMASFCEAGVPAVVVLPRTVEQVQHVMRVATDLRVPVVPQGARTGLSGGANASEGCIVLSLTKMDRILEINPVDRIAVVEPGVINATLSRAVNEHGLCYPPDPSSWEMCTIGGNIGTASGGLCCVKYGVTAEYVLGLDVVLADGRLMSTGRRTAKGVAGYDLTRLFVGSEGSLGIVVRAILALKPQPPQQLVLAAEFASAAAACDAVCRIMAGGHVPSLLELMDRTTVKAVNDLAHMGLPETTESLLLAAFDTPDPAADLAAVGELCEAAGATQVVPADDAAESELLLQARRLSLTALEAVKGTTMIDDVCVPRSRLGELLDGVDRIAAKYDLTIGVCAHAGDGNTHPTVCFDAADPDESRRARESFDEIMALGLELGGTITGEHGVGILKKEWLAREIGPVGMEMQRAVKSVFDPLGILNPGKLF
- a CDS encoding tetratricopeptide repeat protein, with product MSVENEERAARRLARVVGGEAWAALRRVPGWGRGVAGALAGCFVLGGALMVVPPDGGDGGGGLAARVVGAAGPEGRTRAVVTAGMPAVLPEVTAAIREREARVRERPHDHASWAVLGVAYTERARRTGTVADYPKAERALHTSLRLRPHGNADALDGLTALANARRDFRTAKQWGEEAVRVTPGRWTSYALLIDAYDGLGRYRAARGTLEKLLTVSSGPAARARAAQVYWDQGGREDAAATIADAAASGTSAAGAAWWVRAGEMAWERGEPEESLRYCEAAGRLTAGGDPDADACRGRALASLGRAAEGVRAYRVALSRRPSAEVALRLGELYESLGRAKQAREQYGVVRTLVGRSVAAGVNESLVLGALESDHGDPEVAVRVLRAEWERQPSLRVADALGWALHRAGKDEEALGYARRATDKEHGGEVRSADYLYHRGAIEQALGRAAPARRHLAEARRLNPYFSVRGESFA
- the hppD gene encoding 4-hydroxyphenylpyruvate dioxygenase yields the protein MTQTTDHAPHTARQADPFPVKGMDAVVFAVGNAKQAAHYYSTAFGMRLVAYAGPETGSRETASYVLENGSARFVLTSVVKPATTWGHFLAEHVAEHGDGVIDLAIEVPDARRAYAYAIEHGARSVAEPYEVKDEHGTVVLASIATYGTTRHTLVERTGYDGPYLPGYVAADPIVEPPAQRTFQAIDHCVGNVELGRMNEWVEFYHRVMGFTNMKEFVGDDIATEYSALMSKVVADGTLKVKFPINEPAIAKKKSQIDEYLEFYGGAGVQHIALNTNDIVRTVRTMRAAGVQFLNTPDSYYDTLGEWVGDTRVPVETLRELRILADRDEDGYLLQIFTKPVQDRPTVFFEIIERHGSMGFGKGNFKALFEAIEREQEKRGNL
- a CDS encoding Lrp/AsnC family transcriptional regulator; amino-acid sequence: MAIDHLDGRLIVLLAREPRIGVLEMSRRLGVARGTVQARLDRLQSNGVIRGFGPQVDPAALGYPVTAFATLQIRQGQGADVRAHLATVPEVLELHTTTGSGDMLCRLVARSNADLQRVIDRVVGFDGIVRAATAIVMENPVPLRIIPLVEQAAEDRETTT